AGAAGTAGAGAGCACACAACGGAGAATGAACCATGAACAAAACAACGATCAAAAGTATTGGTGCTGTCCTTGTTGGACTCATCTTCCTTGTCATTACGCATACCGCAACGGATGCGGTTCTACAAGGCGCGGGGGTGCTGCCCAAAGACAATCTCTTTGTTGGAACCGGGCTGATTTTGATCGTCATCGGTTATCGCGCTGTGCTTAGTTTCATCGGCTGTTTTTTGACGGCTAAGCTCGCGCCGCGCAGCCCCATGAAGCATGCGCTTATACTTGGCTTTATTGTCCTGATTTTGGGCGCGATCGACGCCATCGTGGCGGCAAACCTGGGACCCGGTTGGTACGCCTGGACGCTTGCGGCGATTGCGTTGCCGATTGCCTGGCTTGGCGGAAAGCTGTATGAGCTGCGCTTGCAGCCGTAGAATCCAAGTTGGGCCATAATTAAAGGTGCGATACGTGCTTTCACAATAGCATTACGCATCATCACAAAATCATACCGGACAACGTCATGAACCAAGACACGAAACGTTCGATTTTTCGCTGGATTCACCTCGTCTTTAGCATTCCGATACTCGGTTATATTTATAGTCCGTTTGAAGAAATTCCAAATTACGCCCCCGCTGTTCGATTTGTCTTCGTTCCTGTGCTTGTCCTTGCGGGATTGTGGATGTGGAAAGGCCATGTCCTTAGACGACTGATTTCCAAAAGATCGGCCTAACAACTCAGCAAGCACCACAAACACCGTCAGACTCCATCGCGTGCTTCGTGCGACGCCGGAACGGATTTATTGGGCGTTCCCTGATGCGGATGCAATGGCCAAATGGCTTCCGTCCAACGGATTCACCGGCAAGGTTCATCAAATGGACGCGAAGGTCGGCGGCGCCGACAAGATGTCATTCGCGAATTTCACGACGGGCAAGAGCCACTCCTTCGGCGGAACCTATCTCGATCTGACGCCGCACGAACGCATTCGGTACACGGACAAATTCGACGACCCGAACATGCCGGGCGAGATGCAGACAACGATCATGTTGAAAAAGGTGTTCTGCGAGACCGAGTTGAACGTCGTGCAGGAAGGCATTCCGGAGGCGATTCCTCTTGAGGCGTGTTATCTCGGCTGGCAAGAATCGCTTGTCCTACTCGCGAAGCTCATCGAGGCCGAGATTCCGGATTAGCCGTAAACAGAATTCAAGGAGAACACCCATGCAAAAGATCGCGCCATTCTTGTGGTTCGATGGCAAAGCCGAGGAAGCTATCAACTCTTATGCGTCCATATTCAAAAACTCAAAGATCATCAGAAAGCGGGAAGAGTCATGCACGCCATGTTGCAAATGGATAAAATCGACATCGCAGGGTTAAAGCGTGCCTACGACGCGCGCGGTTGATGTCCTTATCATTATC
The genomic region above belongs to Cytophagia bacterium CHB2 and contains:
- a CDS encoding polyketide cyclase → MAKWLPSNGFTGKVHQMDAKVGGADKMSFANFTTGKSHSFGGTYLDLTPHERIRYTDKFDDPNMPGEMQTTIMLKKVFCETELNVVQEGIPEAIPLEACYLGWQESLVLLAKLIEAEIPD